A single genomic interval of Zingiber officinale cultivar Zhangliang chromosome 4A, Zo_v1.1, whole genome shotgun sequence harbors:
- the LOC121973561 gene encoding (-)-alpha-terpineol synthase-like: MDFATEQLKGFMEEGSVPETGGLREQVAHALQLPLNWRLERVQHRWFIEACRGDDTINPPFLLEFAKLDYNLVQDMYKSELRELSRWWSGLGLAEKLPFFRDRLLENYLWALGFTYEPESWRCRMIQAKSICFLTLIDDIYDVYGTLDELQLFTDAVDRWDLTAMDKLPEYMKLCFFAIFNLVHEEGYRVMKEKGLDIVPDLKKAWGDQCKSYFEEAKWFHHGRTPMLEEYMENGLVSIAGPIILSHAYCVAKDLTGEASKIFPNYHEITRSSSILFRLYDDMGTSTDELERGDVPKYVQCYMHEKCVSEEVARREIRELMRKYWRELNASLSWDSPLEEYFMNIQVNIPRTAQFFYDHEGDGYGKAYGETKSQIILLLFEPIQI; this comes from the exons ATGGATTTTGCAACAGAGCAGCTGAAAGGATTCATGGAGGAGGGATCTGTTCCTGAGACTGGAGGTCTCAGAGAGCAGGTGGCCCATGCGCTGCAGCTTCCACTGAATTGGCGGCTGGAGAGAGTGCAGCACAGGTGGTTCATTGAAGCATGCCGTGGCGACGACACTATCAACCCCCCTTTCCTGCTGGAGTTTGCTAAGCTCGACTACAATCTGGTTCAGGACATGTACAAGAGTGAACTCAGAGAGCTCTCCAG ATGGTGGTCGGGGCTCGGGCTTGCAGAGAAGCTGCCATTTTTCAGAGACCGATTACTTGAAAACTATCTGTGGGCACTTGGTTTCACTTATGAACCAGAAAGTTGGAGATGCAGAATGATCCAAGCAAAGTCCATCTGCTTTCTTACATTGATTGATGATATTTACGACGTCTATGGAACCTTGGATGAACTCCAACTCTTCACTGATGCCGTCGACAG ATGGGACTTAACTGCCATGGACAAGCTTCCAGAATACATGAAATTATGTTTCTTTGCAATCTTCAACCTGGTGCACGAAGAAGGCTATCGGGTGATGAAGGAGAAGGGCTTGGACATTGTGCCTGATTTAAAGAAAGCA TGGGGAGATCAATGCAAATCATACTTTGAGGAAGCAAAATGGTTCCACCATGGCCGAACCCCCATGCTCGAGGAGTACATGGAGAATGGACTGGTATCAATAGCTGGTCCAATCATTCTATCTCACGCTTACTGTGTGGCCAAAGACTTAACTGGAGAGGCCTCGAAAATTTTTCCCAATTACCATGAGATCACACGCTCCTCTAGCATACTTTTTCGTCTTTACGATGATATGGGCACTTCCACG GATGAGCTAGAAAGAGGCGATGTGCCAAAATATGTTCAATGCTACATGCACGAGAAATGTGTCTCAGAGGAAGTGGCGAGGAGGGAGATAAGAGAATTGATGAGAAAATATTGGAGAGAATTGAATGCATCTCTTAGTTGGGATTCTCCATTAGAGGAGTACTTCATGAATATACAAGTTAACATCCCTCGGACGGCGCAGTTCTTTTATGATCACGAAGGAGATGGATATGGCAAGGCATATGGAGAAACTAAGTCTCAGATCATATTGCTATTATTCGAACCTAtccaaatttaa
- the LOC121972627 gene encoding tricyclene synthase, chloroplastic-like yields MSIYYTSTTVSAPMISVLPRRSMIVAAVEHRGLQMFRRTLQVRSCSGTSHVAPLRRSANYHPNIWTDEHVQSLSGTSTAQQEENRERINVLKEQTRNLIREKQQVAKQLQLIDHLQKLGVAYHFKDEIADV; encoded by the exons ATGTCTATCTACTATACCAGCACTACTGTCTCTGCTCCCATGATATCCGTCCTCCCTCGTCGCTCAATGATCGTTGCTGCTGTCGAGCATCGAGGCCTACAGATGTTCCGACGAACTCTCCAGGTCCGATCATGCAGTGGCACTAGTCATGTAGCTCCCTTGCGGCGGTCGGCGAATTATCATCCAAACATATGGACGGACGAGCATGTGCAATCCCTCTCGGGCACCTCCACG GCGCAACAAGAAGAGAATCGTGAGAGAATAAACGTACTGAAGGAGCAGACCAGGAATCTGATACGTGAGAAGCAGCAAGTAGCGAAGCAGCTTCAACTGATCGACCACCTGCAAAAGCTCGGCGTGGCGTATCACTTCAAAGACGAGATTGCTGACGTTTAA